From the genome of Turicibacter faecis, one region includes:
- a CDS encoding sugar O-acetyltransferase: MDDKETLERMHHQKLYYCHNEELLARQEQCLDRLYDFNQTRPTEFQKRTELLKEMFAEIGEGCYIEPPLRANLGGHHVHFGNGVYANFNLTLVDDTHIYVGNHVMFGPNVTLATAAHPIHPELRIKQAQFNRPITIGNNVWIGAGAVVLPGVTIGDNTVIGAGSIVTKDIPDHVVAVGNPCKVLRAINERDYEYYFKEMKIDID; encoded by the coding sequence ATGGATGACAAGGAAACCTTAGAACGCATGCATCATCAAAAGTTATACTACTGTCATAACGAAGAACTTTTAGCACGGCAGGAACAATGTTTGGACCGTCTATATGACTTTAACCAAACACGTCCAACTGAGTTTCAAAAACGAACTGAGTTACTAAAAGAAATGTTTGCTGAAATTGGGGAAGGCTGTTATATTGAACCCCCACTCCGTGCCAATTTGGGGGGACACCACGTTCATTTTGGAAACGGAGTTTATGCAAATTTCAATTTAACTTTAGTAGATGATACCCATATTTATGTTGGAAATCATGTGATGTTTGGACCCAATGTCACGTTAGCAACGGCTGCTCATCCTATTCACCCCGAGCTTCGAATCAAGCAAGCTCAATTTAATCGTCCCATTACCATTGGAAATAATGTTTGGATTGGAGCGGGAGCTGTCGTTTTACCGGGTGTTACCATTGGGGATAACACGGTCATCGGAGCGGGGAGTATCGTCACAAAAGATATTCCTGATCATGTCGTAGCTGTCGGAAATCCATGTAAAGTATTACGAGCGATTAATGAACGCGACTATGAATACTACTTTAAGGAAATGAAAATAGACATCGATTAA
- a CDS encoding ATP-binding cassette domain-containing protein, which translates to MKLGRVSYPPSLKEVTLTIPRGITYLSGSNGAGKSTLLDCLSGVNPAYEGTILGNESVVYLNQQLYFSPRLRARDFLDFICQLEGIKAYEQLFNAFLKTYDWVETYESIQNKQVGKLSGGERRCFFFIVICFLEREWYLFDEPFAGVDEAGKKVMINMMKALLRQGRNILLTSHEKEPLRDFEALNVIELTEGTLILKSVHKNHTD; encoded by the coding sequence ATGAAACTTGGGCGCGTATCATATCCTCCTAGTTTAAAGGAGGTCACTTTAACAATTCCACGAGGAATCACGTATTTATCGGGAAGTAATGGAGCTGGCAAATCCACGTTATTGGATTGCCTAAGTGGGGTTAATCCGGCGTATGAAGGGACCATTTTAGGGAATGAGTCAGTCGTTTATTTAAATCAACAGCTTTACTTTTCTCCGCGATTACGAGCGCGTGATTTTCTCGATTTTATTTGTCAATTAGAAGGCATAAAGGCGTATGAACAATTATTTAACGCTTTTTTAAAAACGTATGATTGGGTAGAAACTTATGAATCAATCCAGAATAAACAAGTCGGTAAACTTTCTGGGGGAGAACGTCGATGCTTCTTTTTTATCGTCATTTGTTTTTTAGAACGTGAGTGGTATCTTTTTGATGAACCGTTTGCGGGCGTGGATGAAGCGGGAAAGAAAGTCATGATAAACATGATGAAGGCACTCCTTCGTCAGGGGAGAAACATTCTTTTGACGAGTCATGAAAAGGAACCTCTTCGTGATTTTGAAGCATTAAACGTGATAGAACTCACCGAAGGGACGTTAATTTTAAAGTCAGTACACAAAAACCACACGGATTAG
- a CDS encoding SdpI family protein: MKILLFSFQLFIPLTMLIIGFLFSQHVPKTINPVWGYRTTRSMKNKDTWVFAHYFCGRLFKKWGLYLLVFTLLMGLILMGAKDIPFAIGGDLLYIPQLIVLFIPIFLTEHALRKNFDAKGQPITKTTR, translated from the coding sequence ATGAAAATACTCCTTTTTTCATTTCAACTCTTTATCCCACTTACTATGCTAATAATAGGTTTCCTCTTTTCTCAACACGTCCCCAAAACCATCAATCCGGTCTGGGGATATCGCACGACACGTTCGATGAAAAATAAGGACACTTGGGTTTTTGCCCACTACTTCTGTGGGCGTCTCTTTAAAAAATGGGGCCTCTATTTACTCGTATTCACCCTTTTAATGGGATTGATCCTCATGGGCGCAAAAGACATCCCTTTCGCTATCGGCGGTGATCTCCTTTACATTCCTCAACTCATCGTCCTCTTTATTCCAATTTTTCTAACCGAACATGCGTTAAGAAAAAACTTTGACGCCAAGGGCCAACCAATCACAAAAACCACACGCTAA
- a CDS encoding MFS transporter, producing METSIKKIKHAYFMINISYTSSLAIFGAIFYLYLQQLGFSFLHINLFGGTFWLVNFLTELPAGVFSDRYGRKASMILSGLIRALGLFLLLVSHHHIGRLLTAAALTAIGESLKSGTLESWALDRIHALDPTFDSTQLFSKDKFYLSAANLIVTFLGAQLLAKINLQLPFILAPLLLLLNVLVVMCKMDAKTPYQTQRQAEEGERPTLLSGIQAFKANPSFFHLALSLLPLQFILSGPASQWQLFFSQKSETLITGYISILITLCAMLGHYLTPKIASRFENKLSFFLLTTSLNAGAILLTAWSRSFTLALIFFALHIVAMSSEQVYRYSVLNNEIKSSHRATLLSTFNTLESGFTVLCFVFVGWLSDQFSLSTSWIICSILLLLSALPQFLHLMKQETFQTRDDSTTKIPHKKRGRAFFPF from the coding sequence ATGGAAACATCCATCAAAAAAATTAAACACGCGTATTTTATGATTAATATTTCTTACACGAGTTCGCTCGCTATTTTTGGTGCTATTTTCTATCTTTATTTACAACAGCTCGGATTTTCGTTTTTACATATTAACTTATTCGGTGGGACCTTTTGGCTCGTTAACTTTTTAACCGAGCTACCTGCCGGCGTTTTTTCTGATCGCTATGGGCGAAAAGCATCAATGATCTTAAGTGGTCTCATCCGTGCACTCGGATTATTTCTTTTATTAGTTTCTCATCATCATATCGGACGACTATTGACCGCCGCGGCTCTAACTGCTATCGGCGAATCACTAAAATCAGGGACATTAGAATCTTGGGCCTTAGATCGAATCCATGCCCTCGATCCGACTTTTGATTCCACCCAACTCTTTTCAAAGGATAAATTCTACTTAAGTGCCGCGAATCTCATCGTCACCTTCCTAGGTGCTCAACTTCTTGCCAAAATTAATCTCCAACTCCCCTTCATTCTTGCTCCCCTCCTGTTACTCCTCAATGTCCTTGTTGTCATGTGTAAAATGGATGCAAAAACTCCCTATCAGACTCAACGGCAGGCAGAGGAGGGTGAGCGTCCGACACTTCTATCCGGCATACAGGCATTTAAAGCCAACCCTTCTTTTTTTCATCTCGCCCTTTCCCTTCTTCCCTTGCAGTTCATCTTAAGTGGGCCCGCCTCACAGTGGCAACTGTTCTTTAGTCAAAAATCAGAAACACTCATCACTGGATATATTTCAATTCTCATTACACTTTGTGCCATGCTCGGACATTATTTAACGCCTAAAATAGCCTCACGATTTGAAAATAAACTTTCCTTCTTTTTGCTAACAACGAGTTTAAATGCAGGCGCTATTCTCCTAACGGCATGGTCCCGCTCATTCACGCTCGCCCTTATCTTTTTTGCTTTGCATATTGTCGCCATGTCGTCCGAACAAGTTTACCGTTACTCGGTCTTAAACAATGAAATCAAATCCTCTCATCGTGCGACTCTCCTCTCTACCTTTAATACACTTGAATCTGGATTTACCGTTCTTTGCTTCGTCTTCGTTGGGTGGTTATCCGATCAATTTTCACTTTCAACCTCATGGATCATCTGCTCCATTCTCTTGCTCCTTTCTGCTCTTCCGCAATTCCTCCATTTAATGAAACAAGAAACGTTCCAAACAAGGGACGATTCTACTACAAAAATCCCGCATAAAAAAAGAGGAAGAGCTTTCTTCCCCTTTTAA
- a CDS encoding polyphosphate polymerase domain-containing protein, with the protein MAKLMTFRRYEKKFMLTRAQYEALIPRLLVYMELDHHCKNHRPYSIYNVYYDTVNFDVIRHSISKPYYKEKLRLRSYRIPGSEEEEVFLELKKKIKGIVSKRRMALSLAEAKAFVKCGILPTVKDEKSSQVMAEIAYYLKHHRVREAVYVGYQRYAYFAKDNPDFRLTFDFNILTRREVLKLEAGYFGTELLGPSEYLMEVKILGAIPSWFTSLLSELRIYPTHFSKYGQEYLNHCQFSEKRREQLC; encoded by the coding sequence ATGGCAAAACTAATGACGTTTAGACGGTATGAGAAAAAGTTTATGTTAACCCGGGCGCAATATGAGGCACTGATTCCACGATTGTTAGTTTATATGGAATTGGATCATCATTGTAAGAATCATCGGCCCTATTCCATTTATAACGTCTATTATGATACGGTGAATTTTGATGTGATTCGCCATTCGATTTCGAAGCCTTATTATAAGGAAAAGTTGCGTTTACGAAGTTATCGTATCCCGGGGAGTGAGGAGGAAGAGGTTTTTTTAGAGTTGAAGAAAAAAATTAAGGGCATCGTGAGTAAACGCCGAATGGCGCTCTCGTTAGCAGAGGCCAAGGCGTTTGTAAAGTGTGGGATTTTACCGACAGTTAAAGATGAGAAATCGAGTCAAGTGATGGCAGAAATCGCCTACTATTTAAAACATCATCGCGTGCGAGAAGCGGTTTATGTTGGGTATCAGCGATATGCCTATTTTGCAAAAGATAATCCCGATTTTCGTCTGACGTTCGATTTTAATATTTTGACACGACGTGAGGTGTTAAAACTAGAAGCGGGTTATTTTGGGACAGAATTGCTAGGCCCCTCTGAGTATTTAATGGAGGTTAAGATTTTAGGGGCAATCCCTAGTTGGTTTACGTCGCTGTTATCGGAGCTTCGTATTTATCCGACACATTTTTCAAAATACGGTCAGGAGTATTTAAATCATTGTCAGTTTAGTGAAAAAAGGAGAGAACAGTTATGTTAG
- a CDS encoding DUF4956 domain-containing protein has translation MLETIIQTVDGTSLTLVNTLIIIGTSFLLGALISVVYMKTMKKTGYSPSFAVTLIMLPMIISVIILLVGNNVARAFSLAGAFSLIRFRSAPGEPKDIAYVFFTLAVGLCTGMGYLGYAVIFTAIMCVVMWGVEVTNFARMKTKTMKLKIVVPEDLNYEGTFDEILEDYALTYHLDQVRTRDFGALFELTYTLSLDESTSQKQLIDEIRCRNGNLNVTLIQSELMV, from the coding sequence ATGTTAGAAACGATTATTCAAACGGTTGATGGGACATCATTGACGTTAGTAAATACGTTAATCATTATTGGAACGTCATTTCTTTTAGGGGCGCTCATTAGTGTGGTGTATATGAAAACGATGAAAAAGACGGGGTATAGCCCAAGTTTTGCTGTTACGTTGATCATGTTACCGATGATTATTTCGGTGATTATTTTGCTCGTTGGTAATAATGTCGCTCGTGCGTTTAGTTTAGCGGGAGCCTTTTCGCTCATTCGCTTTCGCAGTGCCCCAGGGGAGCCTAAAGATATTGCTTACGTCTTTTTTACATTGGCCGTTGGACTTTGTACAGGGATGGGCTACCTCGGATATGCTGTTATTTTTACGGCAATCATGTGTGTCGTGATGTGGGGAGTTGAGGTAACAAATTTTGCGCGAATGAAAACGAAGACGATGAAATTAAAAATTGTCGTTCCAGAAGATTTGAATTATGAGGGAACGTTTGATGAAATTTTAGAGGATTATGCGTTAACTTATCACTTAGATCAAGTGCGGACGCGGGATTTTGGGGCGCTTTTTGAGTTAACTTATACGCTAAGTCTCGATGAATCGACGTCTCAGAAACAGTTGATAGATGAGATTCGATGCCGAAACGGCAATTTAAATGTGACATTAATTCAATCTGAATTAATGGTTTAA
- a CDS encoding carbohydrate-binding domain-containing protein, with the protein MKNKRIYRGMFLSLALIAGCEGVKDSPSSADEIKDSLSSTLTEGTAIQLGETITIDGEGATASNQTVRITQAGTYLISGTLEDGQIQVEVGNQEEVNLVLNETQISSTTGAPILITQSAKTTITLMEGTQNVISHQMVMNDGEEVSKEEKAAIFSQDDLMITGTGSLTVDAKTYNGIVSQDDLVIEDGNFVIESANHGLKGKDSVVIEEGTFKMTTKGDAIQSDQEADEEKGFITIRGGDFDLVAEQDGIQAQTKLVIEGGTFKIETGGGYEAGAVKETTSQPPFNRGASATAETATTPSAKGLKAGQELVIEGGSLTINSADDALHTNGSLWMNGGEVTLSTGDDGLHADETVEVNGGTVDILTSYEGLEGQVVRVNDGVIRLVATDDGINAAGGMDGSGFMSFFNPTTTSQQEGESGWIELNGGWLYVNASGDGLDANGSIIMTGGVVIVEGPTSGHDGILDFDETFDLQGGQLIASGGVGMLQTPSETSTQPTLVIQDSFESGELIHIQSEEGAEIVTFSPSKASQVLIISSPDLKMESTYRVLSGGTYSVEATDGVYQDGTYTEGEERFQVALSDLITSNGTLTGDGMRGPGMEEGPGMRGTKDMREAPEIKDHPKMEMNSDLKTPTLNSF; encoded by the coding sequence ATGAAAAACAAGCGAATTTACCGAGGTATGTTTTTAAGTCTAGCTTTAATCGCTGGATGTGAGGGGGTAAAGGATTCCCCTTCTTCGGCGGACGAAATAAAAGATTCCCTGTCATCGACGTTAACAGAAGGGACTGCCATCCAATTAGGAGAAACGATTACCATTGATGGGGAGGGGGCGACGGCGTCGAACCAAACCGTGAGGATTACACAGGCGGGAACGTACTTAATTAGTGGAACGCTTGAGGATGGTCAGATTCAAGTGGAAGTTGGCAATCAAGAAGAAGTGAATTTGGTTTTGAATGAGACTCAGATTTCTTCCACCACTGGTGCGCCTATTTTAATCACGCAGTCTGCAAAGACAACGATCACGCTAATGGAGGGAACACAAAATGTTATTTCCCATCAAATGGTCATGAATGATGGGGAGGAAGTGAGTAAGGAAGAAAAGGCGGCTATTTTTAGTCAGGATGATTTAATGATAACGGGGACGGGTTCTTTAACGGTGGATGCAAAGACGTATAATGGCATTGTGAGTCAGGATGATTTGGTGATTGAGGATGGAAACTTTGTCATCGAGTCGGCTAATCACGGGCTAAAGGGGAAAGATTCAGTTGTCATTGAAGAGGGGACGTTTAAGATGACGACGAAGGGAGATGCCATTCAATCGGATCAAGAGGCAGATGAAGAGAAGGGATTTATTACGATTCGTGGGGGAGATTTTGATTTAGTGGCAGAGCAAGATGGAATTCAGGCTCAAACGAAGTTAGTCATCGAGGGTGGAACGTTTAAGATTGAAACGGGTGGTGGATATGAAGCAGGCGCGGTAAAGGAAACGACGTCGCAACCTCCTTTTAATCGTGGAGCCTCGGCGACGGCCGAGACGGCTACTACTCCTAGCGCTAAAGGTTTGAAAGCAGGCCAGGAGTTAGTGATTGAAGGCGGAAGTTTGACGATTAATTCAGCGGATGATGCGTTGCACACGAACGGCTCATTATGGATGAATGGGGGAGAGGTGACACTTTCAACGGGGGATGATGGGTTGCATGCAGATGAGACGGTTGAAGTGAATGGTGGAACGGTTGATATTTTAACGTCTTATGAAGGTTTAGAAGGTCAAGTCGTCCGAGTCAATGATGGGGTGATTCGATTAGTCGCCACCGATGATGGGATAAATGCCGCGGGTGGAATGGATGGCTCTGGATTTATGTCTTTTTTTAATCCAACGACAACATCACAACAAGAGGGCGAATCGGGATGGATTGAACTTAATGGTGGATGGCTTTACGTCAACGCCTCGGGAGATGGTTTAGATGCAAATGGCTCAATCATCATGACGGGCGGTGTGGTCATTGTTGAAGGGCCGACGAGTGGACATGATGGCATTCTTGATTTTGATGAGACATTTGATCTTCAAGGGGGACAGTTGATAGCCTCAGGAGGTGTCGGAATGCTGCAAACTCCGAGCGAGACTTCAACGCAACCGACGTTGGTGATTCAAGATTCATTTGAAAGTGGCGAGTTGATTCACATTCAGTCCGAAGAGGGGGCAGAAATCGTGACTTTTTCTCCGTCGAAAGCGTCACAGGTCCTGATCATCAGTTCACCCGACCTTAAGATGGAATCGACCTATCGTGTGCTAAGTGGGGGAACGTATTCGGTAGAGGCGACAGACGGAGTGTATCAAGACGGAACCTACACCGAAGGAGAGGAACGATTCCAAGTCGCCCTTTCAGATTTGATTACGAGTAACGGGACTTTAACTGGTGATGGGATGCGCGGCCCTGGAATGGAAGAAGGACCTGGGATGAGAGGGACCAAAGACATGAGGGAAGCACCGGAAATAAAGGATCATCCAAAAATGGAAATGAATTCGGACTTAAAAACCCCTACGTTAAATTCTTTTTAA
- a CDS encoding Rpn family recombination-promoting nuclease/putative transposase, with the protein MSFLNAVLLPDEPITSITFKDRVLDKQYKNDKLGSLDILATTNKGELINVEVQVADEKNMIERSLYYWSRLFSGQLQSGNPYQKLGRTICINLLDFNLLDTPEYHSCYVLKEKERNEILSDLLELHFIELDKIKDIKQASDIKTQLEAWLEFIKHPESQVSYELARQDETIREAKDDLLILSCNEQFRLYYEARLKALLDETSRLQTARDEGIEQGKLEVAKKLLSTGMDIECVSEVTGISINNVKNLVHTS; encoded by the coding sequence ATTTCATTTTTAAACGCTGTTTTACTTCCAGATGAACCGATTACTTCGATTACCTTTAAGGATCGAGTACTCGATAAACAATATAAAAATGATAAGCTCGGATCGTTAGATATTTTAGCTACAACAAACAAAGGGGAACTGATTAATGTTGAAGTTCAGGTAGCAGATGAAAAGAACATGATTGAGCGTAGTTTATATTATTGGAGCCGTTTATTTTCTGGACAACTTCAATCCGGAAATCCGTATCAAAAGCTTGGGCGAACGATTTGCATTAATCTCCTCGACTTTAATTTACTCGATACGCCCGAGTATCATAGCTGTTATGTTCTAAAAGAAAAAGAGCGCAATGAGATACTTAGTGATTTATTAGAACTTCACTTTATCGAACTTGATAAAATAAAGGATATAAAGCAAGCAAGTGACATTAAAACGCAGTTAGAAGCGTGGCTTGAATTTATTAAGCATCCAGAAAGTCAAGTGAGCTACGAGTTAGCCCGTCAAGATGAAACCATTCGTGAGGCAAAAGATGACCTCCTAATTTTAAGTTGTAATGAGCAGTTCCGTTTATACTATGAGGCACGTTTAAAAGCTTTGCTTGATGAAACGAGTCGTTTACAAACCGCACGCGATGAAGGCATTGAACAAGGAAAACTAGAAGTCGCAAAAAAACTATTATCAACGGGAATGGATATTGAATGTGTGTCGGAAGTGACAGGAATATCGATAAACAATGTTAAAAATCTCGTCCATACATCCTAG
- a CDS encoding sensor histidine kinase — protein MSKAETRQALKIMEELARNDGNLPPPLMNEPKKWGPLKKSPFNPLLLQSSFIFKINEEGQIVASISHLPPDTSIESPQELVERVLAKDKETGTFSFEGFKLRYLIQPRPDGEKLLVFLDRSAELATLTQLTMILLAIGGLSLIVLTIISYFLANWAIRPIAKSYELQQQFMADASHELKTPIAVIKTTLEVLTTHPKQTIEASEKWINYLQTESNRMEKLVNDLLFLAKSDSQEMEMTLTPFSLSDALMTAILPLESVAFESHKQLALDIEPELIAYGDVTRIQQVVVILLDNAIKHALDGSTIHISLKRRPSVYELTVQNTGTVIATEDLPKIFDRFYRADASRTRETGGHGLGLAIAKSIITAHHGNIFATSTSSGKTTFVVTLPIKPS, from the coding sequence ATGTCCAAAGCTGAAACGAGGCAAGCGCTAAAAATCATGGAAGAGTTGGCAAGAAACGATGGAAATCTTCCACCTCCTTTGATGAATGAGCCGAAAAAATGGGGACCCTTGAAAAAATCTCCTTTTAATCCATTACTGCTTCAATCAAGCTTCATTTTTAAAATCAATGAAGAGGGACAAATCGTCGCCTCTATTTCCCATTTGCCACCCGATACGTCCATCGAATCTCCGCAGGAACTTGTTGAAAGGGTGCTAGCCAAAGATAAGGAAACTGGAACCTTTTCCTTTGAGGGGTTTAAATTGCGTTATCTTATCCAACCACGACCGGACGGTGAAAAGCTACTTGTCTTCTTAGACCGTTCCGCCGAATTGGCAACGTTGACACAACTGACGATGATTCTTCTGGCCATTGGTGGTCTCTCACTCATTGTCCTAACCATCATTAGCTACTTTTTAGCCAACTGGGCCATTCGCCCCATTGCCAAGTCTTATGAATTACAACAACAATTTATGGCGGATGCTTCCCATGAATTAAAAACACCAATTGCTGTCATTAAAACAACACTCGAAGTGCTAACCACTCACCCTAAACAGACCATCGAGGCCTCAGAAAAATGGATCAATTACCTTCAGACAGAATCCAATCGGATGGAAAAGCTCGTAAATGATCTCCTTTTTTTAGCGAAAAGTGATAGCCAGGAAATGGAGATGACGCTTACCCCATTCTCACTCAGCGACGCTCTCATGACCGCGATTCTTCCACTGGAGTCAGTAGCCTTTGAATCCCATAAACAATTAGCGCTTGACATCGAACCTGAACTGATCGCATATGGCGATGTGACACGAATCCAACAAGTCGTCGTTATTTTACTCGATAATGCCATTAAACACGCCTTAGATGGTAGCACCATTCACATCTCTCTCAAACGACGTCCTTCTGTTTATGAACTGACCGTCCAAAACACAGGAACAGTCATTGCAACTGAAGATCTTCCTAAAATCTTTGATCGTTTCTATCGTGCCGATGCGTCGCGCACACGAGAAACAGGCGGTCATGGACTTGGACTCGCCATTGCTAAATCCATTATCACGGCACACCACGGAAATATTTTCGCAACCAGTACTTCATCTGGAAAAACAACCTTTGTTGTCACCCTACCTATCAAACCTTCCTAG
- a CDS encoding response regulator transcription factor — MRLLLVEDERHLSDAIAHLLKAKKYIVDCCYDGEAGLEYGLRGIYDVIILDVMLPKRNGFDVLNMIRQYDVTTPVLLLTAKDQVSDKVHGLDLGADDYLTKPFSTEELLARIRALLRRQGNVLTEDCLRFKETSLHLSTHELCHGEKKIQLGLKEFNLMSCLLHHKRQIVTKEMLIEKVWGYDADVDYNNVEVYISFLRKKLQFIKSPLMIKAVRGVGYTLGGGEE, encoded by the coding sequence ATGCGACTTTTATTAGTTGAAGATGAACGTCATTTATCGGATGCCATTGCCCATCTGTTAAAAGCGAAAAAGTATATCGTCGACTGTTGCTACGATGGCGAAGCCGGACTTGAATATGGACTCCGTGGGATTTATGATGTCATCATCCTAGATGTGATGCTCCCTAAAAGAAATGGATTTGACGTATTGAACATGATTCGTCAGTACGATGTAACGACCCCTGTCTTACTTTTAACTGCCAAAGATCAAGTTTCAGATAAAGTCCATGGTCTTGATTTAGGCGCTGATGATTATTTAACCAAGCCGTTTTCAACTGAAGAATTGCTTGCCCGAATTCGGGCCCTACTACGTCGGCAAGGCAACGTCTTAACGGAAGATTGCCTTCGGTTCAAAGAAACGTCTCTTCATCTTTCAACCCACGAACTTTGCCATGGGGAGAAAAAGATTCAACTTGGGCTAAAAGAGTTCAACTTGATGAGTTGTTTATTGCATCATAAACGGCAAATTGTCACGAAAGAGATGCTCATCGAAAAGGTTTGGGGATATGATGCTGATGTCGATTATAATAATGTTGAGGTGTATATATCCTTTCTAAGGAAAAAGCTTCAATTCATAAAGTCTCCTCTTATGATTAAGGCTGTCCGTGGCGTCGGCTACACGTTAGGAGGAGGGGAGGAGTGA
- a CDS encoding radical SAM protein, which produces MNFLNNMNLLPKNFIVANIVEILKEDPDNGVDKLYEMSGTFITDPQIKGVIDQIKMYYDTHPAIKRYVKNMMYNTNKTCLNHFLQNVAVKELWEGISTREEMSKKYSVAIPNALVLDLGMTCPLSGRGCTCRPQPGNVMPVSEVHRLVGEARDLGVHIVVLTGGDPFLEERLFSVYEAYDDVEFIVLTTGLAVTSVVAQRIAKLGNVLPLVILEGTQALDSTTQQTVLRSLDIMKTNGILFGILTPVTPKNVAQVTTDEFILPLIRKGSRLNGYVISLRQTEAPWSHEALKDLEEHISFIRQTRPYVTVLLETDQMTKRCAVGSLAFHYGFDGQDQVLVFPRVTTTQTVNQPLIQVLRLMR; this is translated from the coding sequence ATGAATTTTTTAAATAATATGAATTTGTTACCTAAAAATTTTATCGTTGCAAATATTGTTGAAATTTTGAAAGAAGACCCGGATAACGGGGTTGATAAGTTGTATGAAATGTCGGGAACGTTTATCACCGATCCGCAGATTAAGGGTGTGATTGACCAAATTAAAATGTATTATGATACGCATCCTGCGATTAAACGATACGTCAAAAATATGATGTATAATACGAATAAAACGTGTTTGAATCATTTTTTGCAAAATGTTGCGGTGAAGGAGTTGTGGGAGGGAATTTCAACACGTGAGGAGATGTCTAAAAAGTATTCGGTCGCGATTCCTAATGCGTTAGTGTTAGACCTTGGGATGACGTGTCCGCTGTCGGGGCGTGGTTGTACCTGTCGACCTCAACCGGGAAATGTGATGCCTGTCTCTGAGGTTCATCGTTTAGTAGGGGAGGCACGGGACTTAGGTGTTCATATCGTGGTGTTAACAGGAGGGGACCCATTTTTAGAGGAACGATTATTTAGTGTGTATGAAGCTTATGATGATGTCGAGTTTATCGTCTTAACAACAGGACTTGCCGTGACTTCAGTTGTTGCACAACGCATCGCAAAACTTGGAAATGTGTTACCGCTCGTTATTTTAGAGGGGACCCAAGCCTTGGATTCAACGACACAACAAACGGTTTTACGTTCCCTTGATATCATGAAAACAAACGGCATTTTATTCGGTATTTTAACGCCAGTGACACCCAAAAATGTCGCGCAGGTGACAACAGATGAATTTATTTTACCGCTCATTCGTAAAGGTTCGCGTTTGAATGGTTATGTCATTTCATTACGGCAAACGGAGGCGCCATGGAGTCATGAGGCGCTCAAAGACTTAGAGGAGCATATTTCCTTTATTCGTCAAACCCGCCCATACGTCACCGTTTTACTTGAAACGGATCAGATGACTAAACGTTGCGCAGTTGGTTCATTGGCCTTTCACTATGGTTTTGATGGACAAGATCAAGTCCTTGTTTTTCCACGAGTAACAACGACACAAACTGTGAATCAGCCATTAATTCAGGTGCTTCGCTTGATGCGATAA
- a CDS encoding EamA family transporter gives MAQWLIFALLAAVSASFVTIFTKIGIHHLTPGLATSVRAVIMAIFLVAVSFSRGDFHQLKELVMYKRDVAFLIGAGICGALSWLFLNIALKTGKTWQVAPIDKLSVVITVVVSLLIFQEEITMKGIIGVVLIAIGTVFVALA, from the coding sequence ATGGCACAATGGTTGATTTTTGCTTTATTAGCCGCAGTGAGTGCAAGTTTCGTGACGATTTTTACAAAAATCGGGATTCATCATTTAACGCCGGGGTTAGCCACGAGTGTGCGTGCAGTTATTATGGCTATATTTTTAGTGGCCGTTTCGTTCAGTCGGGGCGACTTTCACCAGTTAAAAGAGCTTGTGATGTACAAGCGGGATGTTGCATTTTTAATAGGGGCTGGAATTTGTGGGGCACTTTCATGGTTATTTTTAAACATCGCATTGAAAACGGGAAAAACATGGCAGGTCGCGCCCATTGATAAATTATCAGTTGTGATTACCGTTGTTGTTTCGTTGCTGATCTTCCAAGAAGAAATAACCATGAAGGGAATCATCGGCGTTGTTTTAATTGCAATTGGGACCGTATTTGTAGCGCTAGCTTAA